The following DNA comes from Nicotiana sylvestris chromosome 10, ASM39365v2, whole genome shotgun sequence.
TATGTTAGGTTTTTTTCcccttatttctttatttaaaatCTTGTATCCTTCATCTTTCTCTAAACAAACTTCTCTTTAAACTATCTATTCTTAGATTTCTATTAGTTAGCAGGTATCATGAGAAATTATTTGAGAAATTAATACAAAGTATTTACAAGAAGAGAATTTGGTACGTAACATAAATTTTTTAATCTATATTCTAAGACTATGAAATTATTTTGTGACTTCATAAAAATGCTACGTAACATAAATTTTTTAATCTATATATCTAGTTCAATGTTGATTGATAAATTCATAAATGGATAAACCGATCACTAATCTgtagaaatatatatattttattcatttgaatttatctttaaaatcaataaaaaataaaaattgtaatATCTCATACCTAATTGGGCTCGTGAAAAATGGGTGCACTTCAGTTATATATCGTGACTTCCCAACTTCAGAAAAATTTGTAACTTAGATGCGAATTCGGCTACATATGTCTTAAGTTGTGTCTGAAGTGGGTAAATTATATTACAGAAATTATCTTAGGGTACAACTtaaataataatcccaaaataaggtattTGTGCACTTCCCCAATTAGAGAGGAAAGTGACGAAAGGTATAACATAAGTTCACATAGTATGCACATTTTTAGACTCAATAATGGCTAGCCCAAGCGATAAATACATAAGATCTATTGGATCAAAACAGACAAAACGTGTCATAGTCTTAGAATATATGTCACATACAATTTTCTACATTACATCTTTCAATATTTGTGACATGACTTGTTATGAAACTTTGCAAACTTCTATCCCAGATTGCAGATTGGCGGgccggggggggggagggggatgaGAAAGGGTTTATGGAGCCGGCAAAATTAGAGAGAATTAATTTTGCAGTTAAAATATATTGGACCCCTTTCATAAAATCATGTGCCTTAAAATCGTGTGTCTCTTTTATCCGTGATGACTCAAACATGTACATCATTCAAACTTACttatctttatatattttgtatcCTATTATCATATTCGATCTAGGGACTTTTTATGTTAATTATCTAATATATGGTATCAGAGCTAAGGCGATCAAAATATCATAAGTAGTAGAGATTAGGATTTTGTAATAGCAATATTTTCATGATAATGGAATAATTTCAATTCAATATTATTATCAGTAGAAAGTTCTCAAATATAGATATTATATGTATTAAGATAAGGCAACTAGtagaaagaaaattttaaaacattGTGACAATTTCACTAACTTAACATTAAAAAATTTGGTGGACAATACGTCACACAGTGAAATTAGTTATCCTAAAATtattttggtatgttgtattaattcCGGGATtgtcaattttatttttttatcctAGGAAAACTTATCATTGGATTGTCATTCCATCGTCTGACAGGTGTAAGTTATTCATATACTATTTTTAATCCTAGGCGAACTTATCCCTTGATTAGTAATCAAACAAAGGATAATGTGGTACTAAATTTTTATATCAAGATTATTTTTGCTTATCcatcatacaacaacaacaacaacaacaacccagtataatcccacttagtggggtctggggagggtagtgtgtacgcagaccttacccctactctagggtagagagactgtttccaaatagacccccgacatccttccctccaagaacttctcaccttgctcttggggagactcgaactcacaacctctcggttggaagtgggggttgcttaccatcagagcaacccctcttgtcttaaACGACCCCTAATATTACTGAGTTCAATTCCAGTGACCTCGATTGCGGCAAAAAGAATAACAACTTCAAAAGATATAGTAAAATTTAACATTGAAAAATAAAAAGACGACAACAAAAAATAGAGGAACAAAAATAGGAAAATGTGGCATAATTAACAATCCTTGCATATTAAACAACCATTATGTGTACTATATATTACAAAATTTCTCTGATAAAAAGCATATAGGGATGGTTACACTTCAAACTCCACGGTCAATTAGTTTATGAAGAATTGCCTGCAAATGAGGAAAATCAACATGCTAATTAGTACTGGTTGTCAAAAGCACCAAATAATTTGAAGGCTtatttgaataataataataataataataataactcgAAGAAACAAATAAGTAAAAGGGAGAAACAAATGACTTAAAAAAATGTTTTAATCAACAAGCCAAGACCAATTAAAAGTTGATTAAGATTTATGCGTTATTGGATATGAAGATGGATATTAAGGACAAATTCTCTACTTGTTGCAACTGCTTCGTTCCATCTATTTTCTGGCTCTTATTTCTACGgtttctttccatctttcttgagccgaggatttatcggaaacaacctctctaccctccCAAGGTAGGGATAGGgtcatacacactaccctccccagacctcacttgtgggaatTCACTGggtctgttgttgttgttgtttatactGACAAGTGTGCTTGTTTCCATCATGAGAGTGACATCCGCAACCACCCTAGTATACTTCAGACTAAAAGGGTAGCCCGGTGCATCAAGCTCCTGCTATGCGCGGGGCCTGGGAAAGAGCCGAACCACAAGGGTATATTGTACgtagccttaccctgcatttttgcaagaggctgtttttacggctcgaacccgtgacctcctgggtATACTTCAGACTAAAAGAATATAATTGTTCTTGAGAGTAACTTACCGGACATGAACGGTATGATTTTAGTCCCTGATGTAGTTCATATGATGAGATCAAAAGCCTCACTGGACGAAACTCAACAGATTGGCCATGCCCTCTATTGTCAACCAAAGAGATCAATTGGCGTTGTAAAAGATGTTCAAATGCCTGGAAAGAAAGCAAGTATTTGTCAGTATAACTTCAAAGATCCAAAGTTGAATGTTAGACAAAGATTATTTGTATTTAAGTCTTTGCTATACACACCCGGAGGCATACATTCCGTGCATAATAATCACTTGTTTGGAACGAATCATGTACGCTTTTGTACTCTGGAAGGCATGATAACATGGTCAGTCGCATAACATTCACATTATTAACATAAGAAGGGAGTAGTCAAACCTTTCATTAATGAATTGAAGTTGGTAGTCTCTTGCTCTTTGACTTCCAACCTCCTCAAGCAAACAAGAATATATAGTTCTAAAATGGAGCAATCTGCATCAACAAATTGAGAATCACGCTGTTTTCAGTTTGATTCGTCTTGGTGGTGGCCTAGCGGTGGAGAGGGTATTCATATTATAAAATGGTTTGCGAGTGACTCACACGATATACAAAATGGTTTGCTAGTGACTCATACCATATATAAAAAggtcgattttttttttttaaaaaaaatattaaatgaaAAGAGGGGTAAAGTGCTACGAAAATATTAAAATAACTCTGTTCTATCTTTTAGTCTATATATAAGAGGAGATACTATGTAACCGATTCTTTATGAGTGACTCACGCCATATCCCCAACAGTATGTACTATTGGGGCCTGATCAAATTTCCAAGCAATTTTACGACTCACAATGTCTGAGACTATTGTGTCGAGAGAAGATATGTGAATAGCTGAAGAGGTCGAGTGTCGAAGGAAATTTAAGAGGAATTGATGTGGAAAAGGTGAGGAGTCCGAACTATTTTAGCTCTACTCCCAAACTTTCAAGAAGAAGCTAGTCAACACTCAGCACAAAATACATAATGACATACCTTTCAAGGCTTCCAACTTGGGTTGCCGTTGAATACTTGAGAGTGCTGTCTTAAAGTTTTCAAGTGATAAAAAACCAGGTTTTGTATCCATATGGCACACAGCAGCAAACctaatgaaaattatcatacaatgaGTTTTCATTAAAAGAACAGATGTTTGATACAGCACTGTGAATGCAGCGAATAGGTAGTTCAATGATAGGTAGACTTACAGAAATCTCAATAGATGGTTCAACGTTGAATCACACTCACATAATGATGTAATGATGTCTTTGAATTTGTCATCCGACAAAGTATTCTAATAAATATTAAGGATAATTTAATATCTGCTAGCAAAAAACTGATTATAATTCGTCAAATTGTAGCaaatttgattcttgtttttatGTCTAACCTAAAAGAGAGGTTTCCAAAACGAAACGAACTATTTTAAACCTTGAGTTACAAGAGAAGGACCAGCATTTCGAGTATCTCATTTAGGCTTAGCACAAATGAGTTATTACCACTGTTCTAAAGGATAACCCTATACTTAGCTGAGCATTTTTGAGCCTCACTCTTCTTACATCTTGTCgattgctctctctctctcttttcaacTTTTCTGGTCTTTTGGTATCATCTCACTTTAATTCATTCGTTGACAATGAAAAGTGTAACGAGTGAAAGGATACAAGAAGCTTTGTGTTATAAGTAGCTACATATTGAGAAGGAAGTTCTGACTCTGTCGGCAGTAGTAAAGCGTGCTGCAAAATTCTGATATACAGACTGTCAGTATTGATAAAAATTCTTGCAGGCAGTAAATGAGGAACCAAGGTATGCAACGAGAAGTTACTTTTGCAAGTCTTCTTGCGAAGGGGGTAGAAACAACAGCTTTCTATGTGAGAAACGAGACCTTACTCTCTTCTCTAAGAGTTGATCGGCATCCTGCACAACACAAGTTGCACCACTCTTAATTTACTCATTACTTCAAAAAGTTATCCTATGGTAGCTATATGTATTAAATGACCCAAATGTGCATTAATGACAAGGCAACTATTTCAATCAAATTTGATCTTGCTCATCAGCAACTCAAAACAAGATACTCAATATTttcacaaaaaaaaggaaaaagaaaaaatgaaatcgAGCATGCACATTTGATTTTTAAgtcccaacaacaacaacaacatacccagtattatcccacaccgtagggtctgaggagggtagtgtgtacgcagaccttacccctacgcAGACATAATGATGTTGAGGAATTTATGGTTCCTAGAGAAATAGAACGCGCGGAAAAATAATTAATCCTAAAACTAAGGAACATACCAATCTGCAACTCACACCAATGACAACAGCTTGCGACGTTACAGACTGCATTGCATCTAGCAAGCTATAGAGTAATCGCTGTTTACCCTGCAAATTGCAAAGACATCCAATCCTGAGAATTTGACATATTTTCTCATATTTTTCTTCACTACATGAGAATCTTACCTGTGTAAAAAGGTCAAACTCATCCAACACAAAGATAACGGTTTTATGTGCCAACCCGCACTCCCTGATAAGAAATTACAGTAGAATGAGCACATCCACCAGGAGAAGAAAaaacgagtacacgttttatttgaagaTTACCTAATTTAAACATTCATTTTTCAAAAGGAAAAGAACCAAGTTTAAACATTCTCAGGCACTTCGAAAAAAGCCTATTCTCTTTCGGCAATAAAGCAAAGAAGGAAATTACAGGCCATATAGACTCACCTTAACATGGATAATACAAACTGGGAGTTATCATCAAATGATGCCTGTTAAAGGAAATACACGATGACTGGTTGATGCTTTTGGTTAAAATATAAAATGGATATCATAACCAGAATGGACACAGTACCATTTTTGAGAACATCAAGTGATGCTCCATACATAATTGCCTTGCAATCTCCTGCAAGATGAAATAGAAGGATACAAATATCAACGACAACATTATGGACAAATATCTAACAAGGACAAAGATGTAACACTTTGTTCAAAGGGGTCAAAAAATTTTGGAAGATAAAATAGTTAAACCAGAAGTAGAAAAAGATGCAGGTGAACCCTGATATTACTTGTGTACTTCATATTTGAATATTCTggtaatattaaaaaaataaagagaattTTCTATGACACCCTACATATTCCATTTGAAACTAACTCTTGCTCAATCAATTTTTAGCTATCAATTTGTAAGGAATACAAATGAAGTATCAATTTAAGCACGAAAGTTTCAACTGATTATGGTTTCTCTTACTTAATAGTTGACCCTTTTATTGAACTTGATTATTCTCTTATAAACTCAGAAACTGCATTCTGCTCAACCATTCTGCTGCCATATAGTCTTCGCTTGTAACTGAGAATCAAGAAATTTTATTGTTCCCATATCTCCATTTGACAATAAAAATAATTCTGATCCCCATTAACCTTTATATATAAATGCACAATGACATATGAAATAAAGACAGTACAACAAGCATAACAGGTAACAATGTGCACTCGTTCTGAAAAAAATTCTAAAGAAGAAATTGGGGTGATTTGGCactctcttccttttttttgtcGAGATGGATGCACTTTCTCATCCTTTCTTCTTTCCAAACATAGAACTCATTGTTAAATTCATTAAGAAGCCTTTAGTTGCAGGTTTCCTTTAGAAAAATGATTTAGATTACTTTGATGGGTTAGTTTCAAACACAAAATTACCACTTGCTGCCAATGGAGTACGGTTACTGCTCCTAAGGAGTGAAAAAAGATCTCCATAGTCTTACTCTTGGTACACAATACTATCGTTATGAAGGAGGGAATAATATGATCAACCAAGACTTGTTAAGTTTTAATACCATCTTTGTTCAGAATGTAACTGTGCCTGACGAGTTGAGTCAAAATACAGTATGCTACTGTCTTGGGGGAAAAGCTTCAGAAAACAGACAAGTGCTGTTCCCTGCTATTGGGTGAAAGGAGGCTAGCTTGCTGAGCTTGAATAATTTCTTGCAGTTCCCTTTGATCCTGGAGGAGTTAGAACTTCTAGTCCATATTTCACCTTAACAAGGGTGATCTCAACCGGAAGGAACTGATACAGGTAAAAATTGGCAATAAACTCAAAGGATATATGAGCTGAAGGTTGGTTTAGAACAAGGCATGGAAGTAGCTGAGAATACGAACATGAGCTGCAAACTTAACATGATTTAGAAGTCAGAATGTAGCTGCAAGAAGCTAAGTTAGAAGTTAGTTACAACACCTGTTAGAGTCAATAAACAGTTCGATTAGTTATTTGAAGTCCAGAAAAGTCAGTAGGAGTTTTAGCTGCATTTGCACACATGTCAGCTCTCAAGGTTAACTTCCAATTTGTCCACTAATAGCATTGTATATTTTAATCAGATCAGTGAATGAAGAACTAAATTTCTTTTCTTAGTTACAATTCTATCCTCTAAGTTGGACTTCTAGTTTTAGACCGCTGAACCAACATTCCCCTTCTCGACCTGCCATAGCTCGTCTAGTCCTACCTGTATTTTTTATGTTCAAGCTTGTGCTTTGTAACACAACAACATAAACAAGACTTTTTGTTATACAACAACTATTACTACTATACCCCTCAACCCCAAACAAGTTGGGGTCaactatatgaatcctcactgaTCATATTTCCTATTTTAAATTTGTTATACAACTTATATTGAGCAGAAATCCAACCTGTACCAAAAAACAATTAGCTAAAAAAAGGGAATTTGTATACACACCTTCAAAGCACAATTGTCGTCACTGTGCAAGAGTCCATTCAATTTAACCTGTAATCAAAATAGCGATTAATTACAATAAAACCATAAGTCTAGTGAGACTTATTTTCCTATAGAAGTATGTCACTGCCAATTTTCACACAAGAATGCAAGATACAAAAATTGAAGATATAATAcagataattaattaaattaaatatatACCACACAGATCATATCAGGATATTCTTGCAGTAAATCCTTGATAACCAGCTCCAAAATCTGACATAAATAATAATCAAGAAAATTTAATATCAAATCAAGTttacatttttatcaaatttcacagCACAAAAACTACACTTTGTACAAAAGATCaaccaaaagaataaaaaaagtctACTGACCGGAACTTTTCCACAACCACGAGGGCCAAGAAGAAGAACTGAGTTGTTACATGCTTCAGTTACTGAACTTGACATTATATACTTCAATTTGCTGAAACAAATAAGAGCTAAACGCAATTAAACACAAAGGGTCTTCAATAGATTATTATAAAACTACTTTGGCcaattctgatttcaagaaaatgaaataatGTTC
Coding sequences within:
- the LOC104217632 gene encoding origin of replication complex subunit 4, producing MGVENPAEQAQVLLRTRLYNPNFIFTIFSDSPGSNYSKLKYIMSSSVTEACNNSVLLLGPRGCGKVPILELVIKDLLQEYPDMICVVKLNGLLHSDDNCALKEIARQLCMEHHLMFSKMASFDDNSQFVLSMLRECGLAHKTVIFVLDEFDLFTQGKQRLLYSLLDAMQSVTSQAVVIGVSCRLDADQLLEKRVRSRFSHRKLLFLPPSQEDLQKILQHALLLPTESELPSQYVATYNTKLLNTLSDDKFKDIITSLCECDSTLNHLLRFLFAAVCHMDTKPGFLSLENFKTALSSIQRQPKLEALKDCSILELYILVCLRRLEVKEQETTNFNSLMKEYKSVHDSFQTSDYYARNVCLRAFEHLLQRQLISLVDNRGHGQSVEFRPVRLLISSYELHQGLKSYRSCPAILHKLIDRGV